The genomic interval ATAAATACGAAAATAATCTTACATAAGCTTGAAAAACAAAATGCCGCTTCAGAAGAAAAGTGAACGCACACAAATTTCTGATCGTTTCCTGATTTGGTTCAGAAAACCGGATGTCATGGGTGCTGAACTCTCAGCGAACTGAAAAGTATGGATGCTGTTCAATAGTGTTTATAAAGTGTAGTTGTTTTTTTCTTCCTTAATGTTTCCCATACGTTTTtctttagaaataaaaacaaattctgcCAAAAAACGATAAAGAAAATACTTTAAACGTCGAGATATTTCGTAAAGTGAACAATCTcctgtataaatatttttttttcaatttgaaatagGCCAACATGATACTTAGTCGTGATAAAAGGTGAAATCACGCTCAAGTACCAATACGATACGCTTTTTAAGTATTATCGGATAAGTATTAAGAAGTTATTAATCCGGATTTGCATAAGCAGTATAAATTGAAAcgatgtaaatatttatttactaaaaAATCCCCCTCATTTAGCTTATAATGGAGTAACACTATTATTTAGTATTGATACATTCTACGATCACCAAATGTAAGTATGTCTGtgtatgttaatacttattttgaaattcagttataacaaatatgtttatcGATGACAAACGATTAAATGCACATAAAATGTTATGCATTTTGAACGTGTTGTTTCTTAAATACATTTCTATATAAGTTTCAATATGGGAACAACGGAAATGTGAATTAATTCGCAGGTCTGCCATCGTAAAAGTGGTTCCCGGATTCAACAAGTTGCTGGGAACCAGTATCGACGACTCGGCAGCACGCCTCAGTCACGTATACTCCGTCTACGTTCTCCTCATATTCGCCGTCGTCGTCAGCACCTCACAGTTCGTCGGCAATCCAATCCATTGCTTGATACCCTTACTGGACATCAAAGATAGTTCGTATCAGAAATACATCGAGAACCTCTGTTGGGTCGCGAATACATATTATGTTTCATTCAACGAAGGTGAATTTCCGGTAGACAAAATTGAGCGCTCTGCGAAACACATTACGTATTATCAATGGGTTCCATTGTTACTAGTGATTCAAATGTTCCTGTTTAAACTTCCGAACGTAATTTGGGTGCTGCTACATGCGTACGGGGGACTAAGCCTGTCCGGACTGGTGAAATCGGTAGCTGAAATCAACGAAATCGATCCAAAGGACCGAGAGAACGTGATCTCCAACCTCGGGTCGCAGATCGACCGATGGTTAGAGGTACAGAAGCTTTATAAACGGAACAGCTGCATAAACGCTATTAGTGCAATTTCTAGATACTTTGTGTGCCTGTGTAACAAACGAAATGGGACATTTCTAACTGGGTTATACTTATTTACTAAACTTGTATATGCTGGGAGTGTGATTGGACAGTTTTTTGTACTTAACGCCTTTATGGCTACGAACTATACCATGTATGGCTATGAAGTATTAAACAGCCTGCTATCGAAGAGACCGTGGCGCGATAGTCCGCGCTTCCCGACGGTCACCTTCTGCGACTTCGAAATCCGCCAGCTACAGAACGTGCAGACGTTCACGGTACAGTGCGTGCTCCCTGCCAACCTCTTCAACGAGAAAGTGTTTATCTTCATGTGGTTTTGGTTATCTCTCGTCACACTTGTGTCCGTGTTCAGCCTACTAAAGTGGCTCTACATCTCCACTTATAAGCCGTCCAACCTGCGTTACGTTAAGAAATACCGCACAATCGTCGGCAAATTCCCATTGAGGACGGAGCGGCGGCTGTTCAAGCGGTTTGTGCACCAATACCTCCGGGACGACGGCGTGTTCGTGTTACGCATGCTCGCCAGAAACACTACCGATATTGTGATCGCGCTCCTCATTGATAATCTCTGGCAGAACTACGTGGGCCAGCAGAAGCGCCAGTTGAAGAACGGGTCATGGTCCAAGAATGAAACGAATCAATTGGCATCCGATTAACATGCGTTTTGATGGCGAAATAACGGACACTATCACAGTAggttgaaaaataatgtatcaaTACTCCGTCATTAAGCTTAAAATACGATCAAGAATTAACATAAAATGATGGAGACTTTCACAGGTTTGTGTTTTTAAGCCAATAATGGTATTGTAGTTGatgaaatttatattaatattttcagtatttcATATTGACCCCCCACACACACGTGCTTTTATCAGTCTCGTCCGTTAGCAGTTTTGAAAGGTAACACTTAGTGAGCAGCATTTACAATAAAGCAAATAAACATCTTAAAACTAATACCGGTAACTTCATAAAGTGTtgcaaaacaacatcaaaacagaATGAAGAATTAAAACAAATCGTCTATAATGGACTGCctataaaaataatatgaaaagttAAGTTCAAAACAAAGTAAGATCAGTTTGTATCTTTAATCAGGCTAGATTTAAATTTAGACCATACAGAAATTACACCCCATGATGACAGCAAAATGATAATATGTACCATATTAACAACCATCAGAAGGCTAACAATCACCATTACGATTGGCTTGAGTATCAAGTTacaacacacacacgcacacgcacacacacacaagatAAAACAGGctcaaaaataaagttcaaatGTCTGCATCTGATTTCTGTCTATATAactcattttaataaaacaatggaCAAAGTTCCCACatcttataatattaaataaacaacataatacatTTTTGCTGTGttaattaagtataaataacataaaataaaagtaaatcatGATCCAGATGTATTAATCAATAatttaacaacaaacatgtatttaaaggACACTTACTGAACCaaattaaaaacaagggctgtttgtaaaacatgcatgccccccatatgggctctaagttgtagtgacagccattttgtaaatatgttttttgtcactgtgaccttgacctttgacctagtgacttgaaaatcaataggggtcatatgcgagtcatgatcaatgtacctatgaagtttcatgatcctagccataagctttcctgagttatcatcaggaaaccattttactatttcgggtcactgtgaccttgacctttaacctagtgacctgaaaatcaataggggtcatctgccagtcatgatcaatgtacctatcaagtttcatgatcctaggcataagcgttcttgagttatcatccggaaaccattttactatttcgggtcaccgtgaccttgacctttgacctagtgacctgaaaatcaataggggtcatctgctagtcatgatcaatctacctatcaagtttcatgatcctaggcataagggttcttgaattatcatccggaaaccattttactatttcgggtcaccgtgaccttgacctttgacctagtgacctgaaaatcaataggggtcatctgctagtcatgatcaatctacctatgaagtttcatgatcctaggcataagcgttcttgaattatcatccggataccattttcctttttcgggtcacagtgaccttgacctttgacctagtgacctcaaaatcaataggggtcatctgtgagtcatgatcaatgtacctatgaagtttcatgatccaaggcctaagcgttcttgagttatcgtctgacaaccacctggtggacggaccgaccgactgaccgacatgagcaaagcaatataccccctcttcttcgaaggggggcataattagtgAAGCTTTGATATAAATTTGCTCTTGTATTCTTACATACaaattaacaatttattatttgaagTCAGAATAATACATCTTTGATTATAATCCTCATTTGTTTTTACCATTAAAATGgataatgtttttatatattttcctaaaatattcaTAATTGTAGGCATATACAACTGCCACTGTTTCATTTTTGGGAGTGAATTCAGTGTATCAATAAACGAAGTTTTGTTCCAGTCAATTTTCATCATGAAGTTACAAATATATACAGGTGTCTATTACCCTTATTTCTGTgcaaaattaatgattttaaaagaACGAATACATGTACGAAGCAgctgtatttattataatatacatgttttattccAACTTCATATAATACATGTGGTATGTTAAATactatgttatttataatatatacactGAGCCTTGTCATAAACAAAAATTCCAATTCATATCTGGCTTATAAGAAACAGTAAACATTtacttattatataaaaataccccTTAAAACGTACGTTTTCAAAACTAATTACAATGCACCTATGGCAATAAGTGCAAACAATACAGACTATAATACTGGAACAAATAAGATGTCCCGAGACATCTCGGGCTATTCTTCCGCTTTGATTTTAGAATTAACCATTTCTGTCTATCACCTAAGTAAATGCCCCTCAACACAAAGCCAAGTTGTCATATTGCGTAACTGATGAATTGTGAATGCGTTACATTGACCTTGGATCTCAAAATTCATAGGGATCTTTCTTCCATCAAGATTCACAATCATACTAACATAGATGATTATATTGCAAAGTATTCTCTTTCCAGAAGAAAGCAAACAGACATCATAAGAATTCAAATAATCATAACCCAGTACTAAAAAGGCTGAGAGAGGGGGTGGGTATTTAGAACAAAATATTGGTCATTTACAATTAAAGGAAACTAAAACTTTCTATTGATCTCTCACTTAACTATTTGATGATACTCACAAAAAGTAATTTACATTAGTTGTAATTATTTCGTTGTAAGCATGTAGTTGTAGGTTTTTGTTAAGTAGTTTTCATAATAAGATCACTTATTCTTAACAGTTAAATATCAGGAAGTGTTGATACAAATCACAATATTGCAAACAAAGATCGGTCCCTGTTTgccattaaattaaaatagtgCAATAAACTTCTAGAATGTTTCTTTTCTAGAGGTTTCGGAGTAAAAGTTGATCTATTTAAGTTTTATCAGAGTTTGGTGAGGCTTTAATAATGTGTATAGTGATCACATTAGCcatttaaactttattttcaaatgtcTGCATCCAATCAGCTTTTTTCATATACTGCTATGTGATACCTTTTGAATACCATAATTATATAACATAGTAATATAGCATACTCTATAAAGACATTCAGCtgtaatgcattttaaaaatcaTCCTCAGGGAATACTATTTCTATACAGAATGTCTCAGTTCCTGTAAAGTGTCAATGATGAAGGCAGTGACCCACTGCTGCCACCCTGTGCAGGGTAAGTACAGCATCTCACTTTGCAATTACTTCCCCTTCACATGTCCATTTGATTCCTCGTCAGAAAGGATCCGTTGCAATGCATTCCTGAAACAGAAGACATTGCACTTATGTAAACAATAATTtctacaaatatttaaataaatgcatttctaCAATATTTTTAGGAATGATGACCATCATGGCCTGACTTTTACCTCACACCAAACAATCACCAAAAAGGGTAAAAAAAGGAAGCAAGGTTTGCACTTTTATCAAAAGATCCAATTAGTTTTTTATTACAAACTTATACAATATGCATTTTAGATACTCTTAGATTGACCCCACTTACTCCATATATATTAGCAAACAAGATCTCAGTATAAGACATACAATTacaaatttcatttaataatacattaattattgAGTAGTTGAGTGTCAAACAACTTCTTTTTTAACCAACAGCAACTTTGACCCGAATCCCAATTATCCCATTTGAAATCCAAAATTGAGGTCTAGATAAActgtaactagagctttgtcacagacgtgacgaatacccccacatgccgcattgacacataatattttgcatattgtcttcacaaaaaacagcggacaccatgctcaatttttaaaacgcacttagtgaccccttgacctagtttttgacccagaaaggcccatgttctaacttggccttaagatcatctccataaaacttctgaccaagtttgatgaagatcggatgtaaactacttcaattagagagtggacaccatgctgaatgttaaaaaacgcactaagtgaccccgtgacctagttttaggcccggaatggcccatgttcaaacttgtcctagagatcatttagataaaacttgtgaccaattttggtgaagattggataaaaactacttgaattagagagcggacatcatggtgaggtttaaaacacactaagtgaccccgtgacctagtttttgacccggcatggcccatgttcgaacttgacctataaatcatctagttacaacttccgACCAattgtggtgaagatcggatttaaactacttgaaatagagagcggacaccatgctcaatgtgtaaaacgtactaagtgaccctgtgacctagtttttgatctggcatggcccatgttcaaacttggccttcaaATCATCTAgaaaaaacttctgaccaagtttggtgaagatcggatgaaaactacttgaacaagggctgtttgtaaaacatgcatgccccccatatgggctgtccgttgtagtggcagccattgtgtgaatacgttttttgtcactgtgaccttgacctttgacctagtgacctgaaaatcaataggggtcatctgcgagtcacgatcaatgtacctatgaagtgtcatgatccaaggcaaaagcgttcttgagttatcatccgaaaatcattttactatttcgggtcaccgtgacctttgaccttgtgacctcaaaatcaataggggtcatctgctagtcatgatcaatctacctatgaagtttcatgatcctaggcgtatgcattcttgagttatcatccgaaaacaattttactatttcaggtcaccgtgaccttgacctttgacctagtgacctcaaaatcaataggggttatctgcaagtcatgatcaatctacccatgaagtttcatgatcctaggcgtatgcgttcttgagttatcatccggaaaccattttactatttcgggtcaccgtgaccttgacctctgacctagtgacctcaaaatcaatacgggtcatctgcgagtcatgatcaatctacccatgaagtttcatgatcctaggcgtatgcgttcttgagttatcatccggaaacaattttactatttcgggtcaccgtgaccttgacctttgacctagtgacctcaaaatcaaaaggggtcatctgcgagtcatgatcaatgtacctatgaagttccatgatcctaggcccaagcattcttgagttatcatctgacaaccacctggtggacggaccgacagaccgaccgaccgatagaccgaccaaccgaccgacatgagcaaagcaatataccccctcttcttcgaaggggggcataataagagagaggacatcatgctgaatgttaaacaagagcaccgccttgcgggtgcagaccgctcatctattttctttttaaaggtgaagggactctcattttcaatcacaaaggagggaggagtggagtgaagaggggtgtatagtgtggggttgtggacatttattacattatcttccaaaaaagcgaaaaaaaaaaaaaaaaaaaaaaaaaaaaaatcggggggggggggggggtatagtgtgagggtgtggtgataatttgtgagatgatcttaaaaaaaaaaaaaaaaaaaaaaatcaaaaaaaaaaatttggggggtggggtggggtgggggggggtgggggtgggggtatagtgtgagggtgtggtggtcatttgtgagatgatcttaaaaaaaaaaaaaaaaaaaaataaataaaaaaaattggggggggggggaggggggggagggggggggagggcacgggggatggtttgggtgaagtctatagtggtatgtcaggtaagagtagtttcatcaaagtatcaatcaaatctaatcataaataaagaagttatggcaattttagcaaaatttaataatttgaccttgagagtcaaggtcattcaaaggtcaaagtaaaattcaagttgccaggtacagtaacctcatgatagcatgtaagtatttgaagtttgaaagcaatagccttgatacttcgagtggatcgaaacacaaaatttaaccatatattaaaagttactaagtcaaaaaagggccataattccgtaacaatgacaaccagaattatgcaacttgtccttttactgtacccttatgatagtttgtgagtgttccaagtatgaaagcagtatctatgatactttaggggtaaagtgaccaaaacataaatcttaaccaaattttcaattttctaagtataaagggcccataattccgtccaaatgccagtcagagttacataactttgcctgcaccgtccccttatgatagttcataaatcttgcaagtatgaaagcaatagctttgatactgtaggaataaagtggacctaaacacaaaacttaatcatattttcgattttctaagtataaaaagggcacataattctgtcaaaatgccagtcagagttacattactttgcctgcacagtccccttatgatagttagtaagtgttgcaagtatgaaagcaatagctttgatgcttaaggaataaaatggacctaaacacaaaacttaaccaaaattgtcaattttctaagtataaaaagggcacataattctgtcaaaatgcatgccagagttatctaactttgcctgcccagtcccctcatgatagtaagtaagtgtaccaagtttgaatgcaatagcattgatacctactgagaaaagtggaactaaacgcaaaacttaaccaaaattttccattttttaagtataaaaagggcacataattctgtcaaaatgcacgccagagttatctaactttgcctgcctagtcccctcatgatagtaagtaagtgtaccaagtttgaa from Dreissena polymorpha isolate Duluth1 chromosome 1, UMN_Dpol_1.0, whole genome shotgun sequence carries:
- the LOC127843240 gene encoding innexin unc-9-like; this translates as MSWVLNSQRTEKSAIVKVVPGFNKLLGTSIDDSAARLSHVYSVYVLLIFAVVVSTSQFVGNPIHCLIPLLDIKDSSYQKYIENLCWVANTYYVSFNEGEFPVDKIERSAKHITYYQWVPLLLVIQMFLFKLPNVIWVLLHAYGGLSLSGLVKSVAEINEIDPKDRENVISNLGSQIDRWLEVQKLYKRNSCINAISAISRYFVCLCNKRNGTFLTGLYLFTKLVYAGSVIGQFFVLNAFMATNYTMYGYEVLNSLLSKRPWRDSPRFPTVTFCDFEIRQLQNVQTFTVQCVLPANLFNEKVFIFMWFWLSLVTLVSVFSLLKWLYISTYKPSNLRYVKKYRTIVGKFPLRTERRLFKRFVHQYLRDDGVFVLRMLARNTTDIVIALLIDNLWQNYVGQQKRQLKNGSWSKNETNQLASD